A genomic region of Leptolyngbya sp. NIES-2104 contains the following coding sequences:
- a CDS encoding SDR family oxidoreductase has product MNTDRSFAVVTGASSGIGYELAKQFAENGFDLLVTADDSKINELAPSFEFFGAKVQTVQADLAEYEGVEKLIQAIQATGKPVEAIAINAGFGDNGKFTQTDLQKELKMIDLNISSSVHLAKYITQAMEQRRKGRILFTSSIAAMMPGPFEAVYAASKAFLRSFSQALREELKDSGVTVTALMPGPTDTNFFHTANMDDTRAAASKKDDPAQVAKQGFEALMAGKDEVVAGSIMNKVQAAVIQAMPEPIKAAAHRQLSEPGSGN; this is encoded by the coding sequence ATGAATACCGATCGTTCATTCGCAGTCGTGACCGGAGCTTCTAGCGGCATCGGTTACGAACTTGCAAAACAATTTGCCGAAAACGGCTTCGATCTTTTAGTCACCGCAGACGATTCAAAAATCAACGAATTGGCTCCTTCTTTCGAGTTCTTTGGTGCGAAAGTTCAAACCGTCCAAGCCGATCTAGCCGAATACGAAGGCGTTGAGAAACTCATTCAAGCGATTCAGGCAACGGGAAAACCTGTTGAAGCGATCGCAATTAATGCAGGTTTTGGTGATAACGGAAAATTCACCCAAACCGACTTGCAAAAAGAACTGAAGATGATTGACCTCAATATTTCTTCTTCAGTGCATCTCGCGAAATACATTACACAAGCGATGGAGCAGCGGCGTAAAGGTCGAATTCTGTTTACGTCCTCGATCGCGGCAATGATGCCCGGACCGTTTGAAGCGGTGTACGCGGCAAGCAAGGCATTTCTGCGATCGTTCTCTCAAGCTCTGCGCGAAGAATTAAAAGATTCAGGTGTCACCGTTACCGCACTAATGCCAGGACCGACTGATACGAACTTTTTCCACACCGCCAATATGGATGACACGAGAGCCGCAGCAAGCAAGAAAGACGATCCAGCTCAAGTGGCAAAACAAGGCTTTGAAGCGCTGATGGCTGGTAAAGATGAAGTGGTTGCCGGATCGATCATGAATAAAGTTCAGGCGGCAGTCATTCAAGCGATGCCCGAACCGATCAAAGCAGCGGCGCATCGTCAACTGAGCGAACCGGGTTCGGGCAACTAA
- the trmB gene encoding tRNA (guanosine(46)-N7)-methyltransferase TrmB — protein MALVRVREHVNPLSRKYQTPTAPPDWSQVFADPTRPLHLDIGCGRGAFLLKMAEQELDWNYLGLEIREPIVDQALEWRDEAGLKNLHYIFCNVSNSLDPILASLTLGTLARVSIQFPDPWFKRKHQKRRVVQPEMVATLAEFMNENAIVFLQSDILEVARKMVDRFTESPHFSREGSDWLSDNPMPVPTERELMVMSFGEPIYRAVFRKSIVHPIT, from the coding sequence GTGGCACTGGTTCGAGTTCGAGAGCACGTCAATCCGCTGAGTCGCAAATATCAAACGCCCACGGCTCCGCCCGATTGGAGTCAGGTGTTTGCTGATCCAACTCGTCCACTGCACTTGGATATCGGGTGCGGTCGGGGAGCCTTTTTGCTCAAAATGGCAGAGCAAGAACTCGATTGGAATTATTTAGGGTTGGAGATTCGAGAACCGATCGTCGATCAAGCTTTAGAATGGCGCGACGAAGCAGGGTTAAAAAATCTGCACTACATTTTTTGCAATGTGAGTAATTCACTGGACCCAATTTTGGCATCATTGACACTGGGAACGTTGGCGCGGGTGTCGATTCAGTTTCCTGATCCCTGGTTTAAGCGCAAACATCAGAAGCGTCGAGTCGTGCAGCCGGAAATGGTCGCGACCTTGGCGGAATTTATGAATGAAAACGCGATCGTATTTCTGCAATCGGACATTTTGGAAGTGGCGAGAAAAATGGTCGATCGATTTACCGAATCACCGCATTTTAGCCGTGAAGGTTCCGATTGGTTGTCAGATAATCCGATGCCCGTTCCGACCGAACGCGAATTGATGGTGATGTCATTTGGTGAGCCGATTTATCGGGCGGTTTTTCGCAAATCAATCGTTCATCCAATAACGTAG
- the larE gene encoding ATP-dependent sacrificial sulfur transferase LarE, whose product MYEKLDQLKALFVELDQALIAYSGGIDSTLVAKVAFDVLGNRAIAITAESPSLLPEDLEDAKVQAAEIGIIHKIVQTHELDNPNYASNPVNRCYFCKSELHDTLKPLAQDWGYPYVIDGVNADDLHDYRPGIQAAKERGARSPLAEIGITKMEVRAIAKHLGLPYWDKPAQPCLSSRFPYGEEITIAKLQRVGRAEVYLRKLGWQNIRVRSEGDTARIEVLPDQVKEFVIQTDLPKLTEAFQSYGFLYVTLDLEGYRSGKLNQVLQFKSP is encoded by the coding sequence ATGTACGAAAAGTTAGACCAATTAAAAGCTCTGTTTGTCGAACTCGATCAAGCCTTAATTGCTTACTCAGGTGGAATCGATAGTACTTTAGTGGCGAAAGTTGCCTTTGATGTGTTGGGAAATCGTGCGATCGCAATCACCGCAGAATCACCTTCTCTTTTGCCCGAAGATCTCGAAGATGCGAAAGTTCAAGCGGCTGAAATCGGGATCATTCACAAAATCGTTCAAACTCACGAGTTAGACAATCCGAATTACGCCTCGAATCCGGTGAATCGCTGCTATTTCTGTAAAAGCGAACTCCACGATACCTTAAAACCACTCGCTCAAGACTGGGGCTATCCGTATGTAATTGATGGCGTGAATGCGGATGATTTGCACGATTATCGTCCGGGAATTCAAGCGGCAAAAGAACGAGGAGCACGATCGCCGTTAGCCGAAATCGGTATTACAAAAATGGAAGTCCGAGCGATCGCGAAACATTTAGGCTTACCGTATTGGGATAAACCTGCTCAACCCTGTTTAAGTTCGCGATTTCCGTATGGTGAAGAGATTACGATCGCGAAACTTCAGCGAGTCGGGCGGGCAGAGGTCTATCTGAGAAAATTAGGTTGGCAAAATATTCGAGTACGATCGGAAGGTGACACGGCTCGGATTGAAGTTCTCCCGGATCAGGTAAAAGAATTTGTGATTCAAACTGATCTACCGAAATTAACCGAGGCGTTCCAGTCTTACGGATTTCTTTATGTCACCCTCGATCTAGAGGGGTATCGCAGCGGAAAGCTCAATCAAGTGCTGCAATTCAAGTCACCTTGA
- a CDS encoding FIST N-terminal domain-containing protein, with protein sequence MTEPLNMRWASALSTRPFLEAAVEEVVSQARSTLDASADLGFVFISSAFASEYSRLLPLLRDKLPGVSIVGCSGGGIVGMTSRGKAREVEEEPALSLVLAHLPNVTVKPFYVSATDLPDLDSPPDTWTELVGVSPQESPNFVLLADLQRVNDLLQGLDFAYPGAPKVGGLASSGMLGSGATGLFCLDRFYREGAVGVALSGNIVMDTIVAQGCRPIGQPYWVTEGDRNILLAMQEDDGSGLPSERCAVKRSPLEQLQDLVQNLSEDDRQLAQQNHIFIGVAQNGFKQTLEPGDFLIRNLLGVDPRVGAIAIGDLIRPGQRIQFHLRDAETSAEDLDLLLRRYVQASQANPSPVGALMFSCLGRGEGLYGEPNFDSQLVNEYLEALPIAGFFCNGEIGPVGGSTFLHGYTSVFGICREKE encoded by the coding sequence ATGACGGAACCCTTAAACATGCGGTGGGCAAGCGCACTTTCGACGCGCCCATTTCTCGAAGCAGCAGTCGAGGAGGTGGTGTCTCAGGCACGATCGACCCTGGACGCTTCGGCGGATTTGGGGTTTGTGTTTATTTCGTCGGCGTTTGCAAGTGAGTATTCGCGGTTGCTGCCCTTGCTGCGGGATAAGTTGCCGGGAGTGTCGATCGTGGGTTGCAGCGGAGGCGGAATTGTCGGGATGACTTCTCGTGGAAAGGCGCGGGAAGTTGAGGAAGAACCCGCATTAAGTCTAGTTTTGGCGCATTTGCCGAATGTGACGGTGAAGCCGTTTTATGTGTCCGCGACCGATTTACCCGATCTCGATAGTCCGCCGGATACGTGGACAGAATTGGTCGGAGTTTCGCCGCAAGAGTCACCGAATTTTGTGCTGTTAGCCGATTTGCAGCGGGTGAATGATTTACTGCAAGGGTTGGATTTTGCGTATCCAGGTGCGCCGAAGGTTGGAGGATTGGCGAGTTCGGGAATGTTGGGCAGTGGGGCGACGGGGTTGTTTTGTCTCGATCGCTTTTATCGTGAAGGGGCGGTCGGAGTGGCACTGAGCGGAAATATCGTGATGGATACGATCGTGGCTCAGGGCTGTCGTCCGATCGGGCAACCGTACTGGGTGACAGAAGGCGATCGTAATATTCTGCTGGCGATGCAGGAAGATGATGGCTCAGGATTGCCGTCGGAGCGGTGTGCAGTGAAGCGATCCCCGTTAGAGCAGCTACAGGACTTAGTGCAAAATTTGAGCGAAGACGATCGACAACTCGCGCAGCAAAATCATATTTTTATCGGAGTGGCTCAGAACGGATTCAAGCAAACTCTGGAGCCGGGAGATTTCTTGATTCGGAATTTGCTCGGAGTCGATCCGCGAGTGGGGGCAATTGCGATTGGCGATCTCATTCGTCCGGGTCAGCGGATTCAATTCCATCTTCGAGATGCAGAAACTTCTGCGGAAGATTTAGATCTCTTACTGCGGCGGTATGTGCAGGCGAGTCAGGCAAATCCGTCTCCGGTTGGTGCTTTAATGTTTTCGTGTTTGGGACGTGGAGAAGGACTGTACGGAGAACCAAATTTTGATTCGCAATTAGTGAATGAATATTTGGAAGCGTTACCGATCGCGGGATTTTTCTGTAATGGTGAAATCGGTCCGGTCGGTGGCAGTACGTTTCTACACGGCTATACTTCAGTGTTTGGAATTTGTAGGGAGAAGGAATAA
- a CDS encoding phosphomannose isomerase type II C-terminal cupin domain translates to MKNQRSEEVRAPEADVTEIRHWGTVTLLEDAKRYRINRIEIKPGAHISTQMHYHRSEHWIVVSGTAKVTCNGEEKVVMQKQSTYVPMGTPHRVENPGVIPLVMIEVQNGEYLGEDDIVRFEKDPNG, encoded by the coding sequence ATGAAAAACCAACGATCGGAAGAAGTTCGCGCTCCGGAGGCGGATGTTACGGAGATTCGGCATTGGGGAACGGTCACACTGTTAGAAGATGCGAAGCGATATCGAATTAATCGGATTGAGATCAAGCCTGGAGCACACATTAGTACTCAGATGCACTATCACCGGAGCGAACACTGGATCGTGGTTTCAGGAACTGCGAAAGTGACCTGTAACGGTGAAGAAAAAGTTGTGATGCAGAAACAATCGACGTATGTACCAATGGGAACGCCGCATCGGGTAGAAAATCCGGGCGTGATTCCGCTGGTGATGATCGAGGTTCAGAACGGTGAATATCTGGGTGAGGATGACATTGTTCGGTTTGAGAAAGATCCAAACGGTTGA
- a CDS encoding MBOAT family protein, with protein MQFLSPLYAIFLLCVIGVFWSVRSNWLRSWLIFLTSLVFYSSLQAQYVPLLLVATVINYWLGKALGVPPDWRIEDWQFAQADWNQRRLRVLSGGIFLNVLLLLGFKYVPFIFSTIGTTFNLPNLQQSANWADINLIAPLGLSFFSFECIAYLVDVYRGAPAAQGFLDFAAYKLFFAKLISGPITRYHPFAGQFQAIQAPQMPQITEGLWLIACGAIKKGLVADRLNGLVNLSFDNIQRAGSTDLWIAIVAYGFQLYLDFSGYVDVARGSALLLGIELPENFNFPYLSTSVADFWRRWHMTLGEWLRNYLYFPLGGSRQGLIRTCFNLILVMLIAGIWHGAAWGFIAWGGIHGIGLAIHRVNDAIAKRFEWIEVCWSSLPGLIIGWALTQALVFVSWIFFRLPNVDSAFQVVQRLWGASADVQYAQKVYGEGFGLYPPQIGMLFGAIVFVMLLTYIFQRGLKLNLTWHLKLLLIPLCWYVVWQLSPEAGSRYIYFDF; from the coding sequence ATGCAATTTCTGTCCCCGCTGTACGCCATTTTTCTGCTTTGTGTCATTGGGGTGTTCTGGTCGGTGCGATCGAACTGGCTACGATCGTGGCTGATTTTCCTCACGAGTTTGGTCTTTTATTCCTCGCTGCAAGCTCAATATGTTCCGCTGCTCTTAGTAGCAACGGTGATCAACTACTGGCTGGGAAAAGCGCTCGGAGTTCCGCCAGATTGGAGAATCGAGGATTGGCAATTTGCTCAAGCGGATTGGAATCAGCGGCGGTTGCGAGTGCTGAGCGGCGGGATTTTTCTCAATGTGCTGTTGCTGTTGGGATTTAAATATGTGCCGTTTATTTTTTCAACGATCGGCACAACTTTTAATTTGCCAAATCTACAACAGAGTGCGAATTGGGCAGATATTAACCTCATTGCGCCATTGGGTCTGAGCTTCTTTAGTTTTGAGTGCATTGCTTATTTAGTCGATGTTTACCGGGGTGCGCCTGCTGCACAAGGATTTCTCGATTTCGCGGCGTATAAATTGTTTTTCGCGAAATTAATCTCAGGTCCGATTACTCGTTATCACCCGTTTGCCGGACAGTTTCAAGCAATTCAAGCGCCCCAAATGCCTCAGATTACTGAAGGGTTATGGCTCATTGCTTGTGGTGCGATTAAAAAAGGACTCGTTGCCGATCGCTTAAACGGTTTGGTCAATCTCAGTTTCGATAACATCCAACGCGCCGGAAGCACCGATCTGTGGATTGCGATCGTCGCTTACGGTTTCCAGCTTTATCTCGATTTCAGTGGTTATGTTGATGTTGCCCGTGGAAGTGCATTGCTCCTTGGAATCGAGCTACCCGAAAACTTCAATTTTCCCTACTTGTCAACAAGTGTGGCGGATTTCTGGCGACGATGGCACATGACGCTGGGCGAATGGTTGCGGAATTATCTCTATTTTCCGTTGGGCGGTTCGCGTCAGGGATTGATTCGGACGTGCTTCAATCTGATTCTAGTGATGCTGATTGCGGGAATCTGGCATGGGGCAGCGTGGGGATTCATTGCGTGGGGTGGAATTCACGGGATCGGATTGGCGATTCATCGGGTGAATGATGCGATCGCGAAACGATTCGAGTGGATCGAGGTCTGCTGGTCGAGTTTGCCTGGATTGATCATCGGTTGGGCACTCACTCAAGCACTCGTATTCGTCTCCTGGATATTTTTCCGCTTGCCGAATGTCGATTCTGCTTTCCAAGTGGTGCAGCGGTTGTGGGGAGCTTCTGCTGATGTGCAATATGCTCAAAAAGTTTACGGCGAAGGATTCGGGCTGTATCCTCCTCAGATCGGAATGCTGTTTGGTGCGATCGTCTTTGTGATGCTGTTGACTTACATTTTCCAGCGCGGCTTGAAGCTAAATCTCACGTGGCATTTGAAACTCTTACTGATTCCGCTGTGCTGGTATGTGGTTTGGCAATTGTCACCTGAAGCGGGAAGCCGCTACATTTATTTCGATTTCTAG
- a CDS encoding Calvin cycle protein CP12, translating into MAINDIEKQIELERQNARETCDLSGSNSGECAAAWDAVEELQAEASHQRQSVKPKTSFEKYCDDNPDALECRVYDE; encoded by the coding sequence ATGGCAATTAACGATATTGAAAAGCAAATTGAACTTGAGCGTCAAAATGCGCGTGAAACTTGTGATCTCAGCGGCTCAAATTCGGGCGAATGTGCTGCGGCTTGGGATGCTGTCGAAGAGTTGCAGGCAGAAGCATCTCACCAACGCCAAAGCGTCAAGCCGAAAACTTCGTTTGAAAAGTACTGCGACGATAACCCCGATGCGCTGGAGTGCCGCGTTTACGACGAATAA